The Sminthopsis crassicaudata isolate SCR6 chromosome 5, ASM4859323v1, whole genome shotgun sequence genome contains the following window.
GGGAAGTAAGAAGGTATCCCTCCAAGATACAGCACCAACCTCAGCATGGAGGCAAAGGGGAAGTGGGGATGACCCCTCCTCCACCAACCCCAAGAAGGAGAAGGTGATGTTCTAAAGGAGGGCATATACCACCCACCCTACTGCAGTTCAGATGCAGCCTCAGCACcaagagtgtgtatgtgtatgggaGAGACAGGGGGAGAAGGGAGTGACTTCTCTGTACCAGCCCCCTTCTCCCCCTGAATTCCAACACCCCAACACAGGATTTCCACCCCATGCCCAAGCCCAGGTGAGAAGAGATGAAATTGTGATGACATCCAAGGcctttgtttatttcttcttccgTTCCTGAGAGCACCGAGGGCAGAACCTAGGAAGGAGGTGGTAAAGAGGGACAGATAGGTTAAAAGAATCTGGGAAGAAACTCTTCTCAAATTCAGCCCAAGATTCAGACTCAGGATACCCTTAGCCATAAACTTACCATTTCCCTCGAGGCTTGGTTGTTAATCCAACACAAGCAAAGTGGAACCACTCAATGGAACACTGAAAGAATGtaggaaaaagaagcaaaattagaaggaaggaGTTAGAATTTCTTTAACTTATTCTAAATCTGTCTCCTATCTTCTTCCTCTCAGAGAAAGATCCTCCCAAAAAACTGGGTAGGGCTGGGCTAATTCTGATTACATTTCAAGCACTCAACTGCTTCAGAGTTCTGGTCattcttgcctttttttcatcttattcttATCCTTCTCAACCTTTTAGAAAGTAATATCTTCCAAAAGGGAAACGGCAGATGGCGAATGCTTTCCTAACAAGATCTACTTCAGTGTTTGTGGGAAAGCAATCACAGCCTTTTTCTCATCTCCTCCCTCCATCACCCCTTCTTGGCATCCCATTCTACAGATAAACTGGTTCTCACATCAGGGTTGTCACAGCCAATCATCTCCCCGTAGGAAACTTGATGGCAAAGGCAGTAGGTAGGTTCATTGGGATCCACTGGCATATCCAGCACATCTGAAGGATGGACACTGCCAAAAGTCACTGAGGGCATACCATATTCAGGGCTTCTAAAAGAAAATAGGTAATGGCATATGTTATGACCTTCATATATAACAGGAGATTTGGGGATTAGGATGAAGTTAGGAAGAATTATCTTCAATTCTAGACACAAATATTGGGCCACtttgtaagaaaaagaaagtagaagacaTGGAGGAATGGAGGTAAGGATTTTGGCAAGACAAACTCACGTGCGCACAAATTTCAGCTTCTTCTGGGCAGCCTTGGGAGCCTCCTCATCTGAATTCTTACCCTTAGAACGAGCACGGGCAGCTTTCTTCTCCTTCTGAACCCGGCCTTctaggaaggaggggaagagccAGGAGGCAAGGGGACCAAAAAATAGGTTAAACCTTTTTTGGCTTCTCTGTTCCTTCTGATCCAATTAATCTCCTCCTCATTTTCTTAGTCACAGaatttaaagatggaagaaaaaaatcatctaccTCCACCCAATCCCATTACCTCAGTGTTtctaataaggaaactgaggcccaagattACATAGGTATTAAGTAGCATATAGTATCTGACCCATTGCTACTTTTATTAagccctccttcctcccacctcccagAACCCTGTCCCATTCTCCTcactcttttttcctttgctggAAGAGCTGTCATAGTCACTTGACTCAATCTGTTTCTCTTTTAGATCAGCCTCAAAACGGGCTAGATCTGTGTCCAGTCTTCGAATATGCTTATCCACCTAGGACCAGGGTAGAGAGCAAGGAGAAAAGACAGGGAGATGAGAGACTAGAAAGGATGAAACTAATCATAAGGAAAATTCTGGACCCAAAACAGATTCCACAAAGTTCCCAAACCTATAAAAACTCCCCAAACATTTGAGAAGCCTAAGACCCTTGTGGAATAAATGGAAAGGTAGAGAGAACACGTGGATCCTAGCCATACCATCTCATAGGTCTGCATGGCGAGCTGCACCTTGTCATCCCCAAATTCCTTGCATTTGCCGTAGGCTTCCTGGATCTGCTTAAGTAATGCCAGCTTTTCCTCTGAGTTGAGGCTGCGGGCGCTACTCATATATTCAGTGGCCAGCTTGTCAATTTCTGCTTTCAGGTCTACAATAGAGACAGAGGCCTGGTCACAATGCCCCCCACCCCCCGAAGAGTTGATTGAACATATTCCCCCTTGACCCCTTTCCATTCAACCTCATCAAATTAAAAGGCACAGAATATTTGAGGAGAGGCTGAAATACTATTTGGACTAAACTTGTGGCTCTACTGGTACAGGGAACTCTCACATAAGAAAACACAGGATAGCATGTAGGACACTGGTACACTTAActgggaaattaaatgactttcccaaatttACACAGCCAAGAATGATAACCAAAGGGGATGCCATCAGCATTTCTACCCACCAGGTATAGCAGAAGCTGAAATTAAACATGGAGGTATCTCCCTTTCTACAACTTTTCTATCTTAGACATACTTATGAGTTTTTGCTAGCTGTAGATGCTGTTCACAAACCCTGTCACTGTTTGCATGCCTCAACAGCTACTTTATGTCTTTTCTCAAAAACTATCTACCCTGATCAAATTATTGGTGATCCACCCACTGTTactcttctcagtgattcatCCCTGTGCCTCACTGAATGCTTATCTTGTGCTCAACCTGCTTCTCACTCTATTTAAGCTAACCATTCAGTGACTTGGTTGGGCATTCTATTGTCATCTATTCTATCAACTAGACCAACTAGCATATCCTAAAGCAA
Protein-coding sequences here:
- the ING4 gene encoding inhibitor of growth protein 4 isoform X2 is translated as MAAGMYLEHYLDSIENLPFELQRNFQLMRDLDQRTEDLKAEIDKLATEYMSSARSLNSEEKLALLKQIQEAYGKCKEFGDDKVQLAMQTYEMVDKHIRRLDTDLARFEADLKEKQIESSDYDSSSSKGKKKGRVQKEKKAARARSKGKNSDEEAPKAAQKKLKFVRTSPEYGMPSVTFGSVHPSDVLDMPVDPNEPTYCLCHQVSYGEMIGCDNPDCSIEWFHFACVGLTTKPRGKWFCPRCSQERKKK
- the ING4 gene encoding inhibitor of growth protein 4 isoform X1, giving the protein MAAGMYLEHYLDSIENLPFELQRNFQLMRDLDQRTEDLKAEIDKLATEYMSSARSLNSEEKLALLKQIQEAYGKCKEFGDDKVQLAMQTYEMVDKHIRRLDTDLARFEADLKEKQIESSDYDSSSSKGKKSRVQKEKKAARARSKGKNSDEEAPKAAQKKLKFVRTSPEYGMPSVTFGSVHPSDVLDMPVDPNEPTYCLCHQVSYGEMIGCDNPDCSIEWFHFACVGLTTKPRGKWFCPRCSQERKKK
- the ING4 gene encoding inhibitor of growth protein 4 isoform X3, which gives rise to MRDLDQRTEDLKAEIDKLATEYMSSARSLNSEEKLALLKQIQEAYGKCKEFGDDKVQLAMQTYEMVDKHIRRLDTDLARFEADLKEKQIESSDYDSSSSKGKKKGRVQKEKKAARARSKGKNSDEEAPKAAQKKLKFVRTSPEYGMPSVTFGSVHPSDVLDMPVDPNEPTYCLCHQVSYGEMIGCDNPDCSIEWFHFACVGLTTKPRGKWFCPRCSQERKKK
- the ING4 gene encoding inhibitor of growth protein 4 isoform X4, whose product is MSSARSLNSEEKLALLKQIQEAYGKCKEFGDDKVQLAMQTYEMVDKHIRRLDTDLARFEADLKEKQIESSDYDSSSSKGKKKGRVQKEKKAARARSKGKNSDEEAPKAAQKKLKFVRTSPEYGMPSVTFGSVHPSDVLDMPVDPNEPTYCLCHQVSYGEMIGCDNPDCSIEWFHFACVGLTTKPRGKWFCPRCSQERKKK